TAGGCTCTTGGGGTACCTCCTTTCACACTCAAGACTGCAGGTCTCAAGCTTTCCAAGgtgcaaagaaggaaaggaagtaaACTACAAGCCTGTTTCTGTTACAGGTTTCCCCCTGTCACTTTCCCTCAACCCAATGGCTGCCAGAAGAAATGGTTGACTCCGACAGGTCTTCCAGTGAAGCCCAGCCCGTGGACCACCTTTGCTGTAAGTTTCTCTTTGTAATGTGGGCGATGGGTTTGGCAGCgaggggagggagcagagcacaTCTTGGGGAATAACGGGCTTTGTCTCACAGCAGACTGGGGGGAGATGTCAGGGAAGGTGAGAGAGAAGTGCCGAAGGAAGCCGGTCAAGCTGGCCCTCTTGATGTTTGGACTCAGAACTGCTCCGTGGGGCGGCTTCAGTGTGCCAGAGCTGGCTCGTTGTCCAGTCACCTCTCACAGCCTTGTTGAGGGACAGCATGCCGCGGGGTGCTCCCTGCTTCCTTGTCCTCTGGACGGCCACCCTCCTGCCCACTGGGGATCTCTGGGTCACAGTCGAGAGCCTCATAGATTGTTGGCAGCGTGGTCTGCTGGCTGAGGCGCTTGCGCAGGCCCACGAGCAAGGGCTGTGGCATGGACGAGACATCCACATTGTTGCCGAGGTCTACCCAAGCCAGGCAAGGGAACTTGTTCATGTCCTTCATGGTGTCAGTCAGCTCCTTCATGGTCGCTCGCGTCAGTCGGTTGCCATTGAGCGAAAGGTGGGTGAGCTTGGGCAGTGCCcagaggaagggcagcagcaggcgCACCATGTCGTCGTTCAGCTCGGTGAAGCTCAGGTCCACAGAGGTGAGGTGGTCTCCGTTGTTCTGAAGGTAGTACGCCATGCGGTGCACATCCCGCATGGTCAGGGGGATCCCGGATAGATCCATGGAGCCCTGGCTCACCTTCTTCTGCAGGCTGTTCTTCAGGCTGGGGgtggaaagggagagagagagaaatgacaCAGAACAGGGGGGGGCTCATTGTGAATGTTCTGCAGAAAGAGAGCAAAGATTGATTAGGAAACAGGCATGAAGTTTGCACTGTGCCTCTGGGCAGGTTGTGTACAGGGGTTTTCCCGTGTCTTCTCTGCACTTAAAACTTCTCAAGAACTGGTTAAACCACGTTCCTTTAAGAGCCCTGGCATCCCTCACCTGTAGCTGCTGGTTTGGTTCTCTGTGGTCAGCAAATCATTGGGaatctgctgcagctgtggggaggtgggcagggcagcaggacACTGAGTGCAATCTAGAGAGACTTGCTTCCACCTGTGGCCCTTGCTGTTTGCCGGGGGAGCAGAGCGAGGAGGAGGTAGGCTGCAGGGCAAGCAAAGTTGTAATACGGGGTCTCAAAATGAGTGGGATGTGGAGTTCTGAGGTGGGTTGCAGGTCTGTAGGAGTGCTGTGAGGTCTACTAATGTTGTTACTCATGTGCTCAGTGGGTGTAGAAGTGCCTTGTTGGGGTTGGGGGAACAGGCTGGGGTAAGAATAAACCACCAGTATGAAGGTGCCCACTCTTTCTTTCTGGCTCTGTGTAtcctgcacagccacagcacagccagtCCCTGGGAGCGACAGGCACACGGGGGTGTGCAGTTTCCTTggagaaggctggagcaccacAGGAGCTGCCATGGCAGGTGAGGATGCCTCTGCAAACTTTTACATGAATACTAGAGTATTTCTGGGTCCTTCTGCCATTCTGGGGAGGATGTGATGCTGCCCttaatgctttgctttgtgtatGCAGTTTGTGGCATTACAGAAGCTTCAGCTCCTAATAATCTCTATGAATATGTGATAGCACAAATGAATAGCTATTAGTGCATTCATTGACCCTTCGTGGACTCATTTAATGCTGCTGCATTTCCATGAAGGGGCATGAGGTGGAAATGACCTTGTGGGCTGTTCTGTCTGTTCTACAGCCCACAAATTCCTGCTCTCTGGGTTTGGCAGCACTGTGTTCTGGTTGTTTCTATACGTGTTCTTGTGCTTTTGGAGGGAATTCACTGTGAGAGGCTGATGCTATATCTGCAGGCATGTATTTAATGAGTTCTCAGAGTAGAAAGCTGTAACAGTGTGGAATAACTTGCAGACTTAAAGGTTCCAAACAGCCTTATGGTTTGCTTTCCAAATAGCTACGCTTTACATGACCCAAAGCACTCCTCTGTGGACCACAAGAGGTGTGATAAGACATTTGGACAGCTGGTAAAATGCCAGGCTTATTTCTAGGAAAGAGGATTATCTAATATCCTttaatttctgcatgaaaatagGCTTAAAGATAGCTTCaattgaaaatgctttttttgtttgtgtgagaCGAAACAGCTATTTAGTGCTCTGGATGCCCATGAGACTTGGAGGTGGAGGGCTGCAAAGTGCTGGAGGCTGGActgtccttgtgctgctgcagctggtgctgtgTGCATATTGATAATTGTAAGGGTTTGCATCCAGCAAAGATCTAGACACTGGATGCAGGGAAGCAGATGGTGTTTGTACTCTGCACTAAGTCTAGAGAGGAAATGCTTGCCGTGTTGCTGGAGGATCAGCTTCAAGTGAGAATGCAATATGAGCAAGAAGCAGGGGTGATCTGCAGCCTGATCCTACAGCCTGCCCGGAGCTGTGTGCAGCATGCAGTGAGGAACAGTGCATGCAGTGAGGAACAATGCATGCCCTCCCTTTGTTCTTAAGAGGTCAGTGCCATTCAACTTCTTCCTCATCAGCTAAACTCTTTGGTGGCTGCGACAGCTCCTACTTGTTGCTCTGGTGAGACTTGTGGCAGACCCAGCAGTGCTTGGCATCCTGTTGTGCTGTAGGGTTTGAAGGAGCTTGTTCAGCATCCTGGAAATGCAGTGTCTTTGCCCTGTCCCCACGCTAAGGGAAGCAGAGGCTGGGAGGAAGTGGTAAGAGCCGAACAGGATTTCAGTAATGAGGGATGCCTAATAGTCCCTGTCTGTATCACTGGGGAGTTACCAGCTTTCTCCCTCTACgcctcttatttttctttaatttgccTCCAAAATTTTATATTCAAAGTTTTCCTGGTGCTCCCACTGCTGTGTATCCCCTCCTTCATTAACAGGCATTGCCAGAGGTGGTTAATTAGCCACGAGTCGAGTATTTCTTGAATGTTCCTCCTTGCACAGAGCCTAATGGCAGGCACGTCTGGATGGCTCCTCAGCCAGTGATTTAGGGGATGAGCTCCGGGCTTTTTAATTGCCTACTTAGCATAATCTGCTTGCCTTTGCTTCCTTGTGGCACCGGgtgctgctttgaaaagctggcttcagctgcttctggtGAGAGGAGAGAAGCCTCAAAAGCACTAAGCGAGATGAACCCAGCCCTAGTTGTACTTGTGCTTGCATATGACTCTTACCATGTGGCTTTAGTTAACTGACTGGTATTCTCTAACTTGACTTCCTAACTCAAAAACATGATTATTTCCTCTGTTGCATAAAGGAGAAATGGGAGCTTTACTTAATATTCATCTTGTGCCATGTGAAGGCTAAGATCTAGTCTGCCAGAGCTGTCATTTATGGCCCTGATTGATGctttcaagaagaaataaaaaagacctGAAGCCCTTTAGAGATGCTTCCCTGCAGTCTTCCAGACACAAGTGCtttcattgcatttttaaagtgcATCTAATGCTGCAGTGTCTGGGCAGTGCACATCAATAAATGAGAAATGGAGCAACGAGCCTAGAAAGAACACTCAGTTCCCCACCCAGCTTTAGGTTAACCAAGATGTTACAAAATGCAATTCGCTCAGGCAGATGAATTAAGCCCACAGTGTGACTTGTGAAAAACCTGGATGCATGCAACTGAGAGTAACTCCATACACacaaatgcttttattcttcCAGAACAGGTTACTGGATGGGAAACTGGGGCTATTTTTTCTGCACCAGGAACACTCTGCTCGTGAAGATGACTCTGTTTTCTGCCTGCATGTTTTATGTGTTCAGGTTTGATCCATTGCACCGAAAAAGGGGCAGCTCTGGGTGCAGTGTAAGTGGAAGATGTGGATGGTTCCCCAGCCCAGCTGTGCCAAGACAGCTCAGTCATCATCTATAGCTTCTTGATGGCACTACTAGACTACAGTGCAGCCTTTCAAAGGCTGCATTCAGCTGATTCCCTTTCCACTCTGAATTGCAGTCTGCCCATGAAAAGTAATTTACCCTCTGGGtccagctctgttctggaggaaaatgttttgcagtgctgagctACAGGAGCTCTGAGATCTGACAAAGACAGCTGTGTCTCAAAAACCTGTATCTGTCAAAGTGTTGCAGAAAGGGTTCTTGGTAGCCTAAATAACCTGATTGAGAAGCAATTCACTTCTAGAAGCAGGGCGAGGGCCTGTTGTACAGTCACTTCAGAGGAATGGCTCTGCAGGGAAGGCACTGAGGACAGACAGCAACCTGCTGTGTTCTCTCCCTAAGAGATTCATTGCACTTTTGCTGCGGTCGCAGCCCTGGGtcaaaaacatcagtgttaaAGGTGGTAACAGAAGCAGATAGAACCCATGGCTTTAGGACGGGAGCAGGTTTGTGGTTAAGGACATCCAGAAGGATGTGCTTGTCTGAAAGCTCTCATAGGTTGTCTTGTTAGCAGTCTTTGAGGGATCTGGTTGGGCTCTATGTGTGACTAAAATAAGACTGTTCCTGCATGACGGAAGTGTGATTGGTCCTTAGCAGAGTTTGCAGTTCCAGTTATCCTGGAATCACTGTGCATTGAAATAGGAGTGCCTGAAGGCATTTATCTCGTTCTTTCTTCATCAATTCGTGGGTAGCTCAGGTTTGTATTTACTTGAAGGGGTTGGGTTCTACTGAGAGTAGATGGGGATGTGACTTAGAGTCAGTTCCTGTCCTACTAGTTTGCTGCTTGGTCACAGGGGAACACCTGACGTGTGGTCCTGCTTGAGTACAGTGGGTCCTTTCCATCTCCCACAccacatctctgcagcagcCCAAGTATAATTAAAACCAGGCAGATTCTCCCTGCTGTGTGTTTGGACTCACTAATTGTCCTCTGGACCCATCTGGCACATTCTGAAATTGCATTTCAAAAGGGATGAATTGGATTCTGTATCAGATCCTTGAAAGCCCAAGGCTGGGGGATCGCAGAGGCAAGGGAATGTATTTTCCATGCACTGATTCCTCTGAACAATCCCAGATTTCCACTGGATATTAGAAATGCCTTCAGAAGTTTTGCTGCTACACATGTGCTTCTTACAGGACCTTGAAAAGTATGTAGGCAGAAAGGTACAAGCCAGGGGCAGGAGTTCAGACAGAGATCAGAGTAAAATGCTCCATAGCAGATGGCAGGAAGCAGAGAATACAGATCAGTTTAAAAACAGCCTGGCTGGACAGAATGCAGCCCTGATATCTCCAAGTGAAACAGCAATTCCTTGCCTTTCTGTtaccagcagcagccaaagaTGCCAACTCTGCAGGTACCTTTTGCCATGAACCATAAACCAGTTCCTCACCTGTTTTTCAATAAGTGCTGCTGTTATTACATATTCACATTATTCTGTCTTATACAACACCTTGCAGCTGTGTCTGTAGGGCTGACAGCTTAAGGTGCTCGTGGGGTTGCATACTTTGCaagcactgctgtctgtgctaCCTTTGCACTGTGACAGCAGGACTGATTTTGATGCACTTGGAAGAGACCGAAGAACTTACCACACTTGGGACTTCCTGCGGGGCATGCCGTGCCGGTGCCATTTGGAGTGTGGAGTCAGGTGGTAGATCAGCTGCCTGCAGATCCTGTCTGAGGACTTCCAGGGGTCGTATTCCTGCAAGCAAAGGGGTAGTTtaggctctgtgtgctgctgcagggtggGGAGTGGGAAAGGGACTGGGTGATAGTGGAACATGGGACTGTACACaagaaaagatgggaaagaGGATGAAAGAGGAATGGCAAAAAGGCTGGAGATGTTTCTGCAGCACAACGTGCccttctgggtgccaggaacaagTAAGAACACCACACTTCCAGGAAGGATGCCAGCCTGGTGTTTTCCTGCCTTCACTGGGGAGTAGGGCTGCAAACCTGgactcttcttccttcctgtgctCAGCTAGGAGATGCTGGAACAAGGAACCGGCCAGGTCCCTGCACTGCACCTTGCTTCCTTACAGTCTGCTTTTTTCCTGGAGGTCTGAGTTTGGGAGCTTCCCAACAACAGTGGTTCCCTCCAACCCCAGCAACAAGTAACTCATCAGCACCgaggtggctgcagctctcttGAGTCTTTTTGCACACATTCTCTATCTCTGTGACTTCAAAAGCATCTCTCTTCACCTGGTGAAGCAGAATGACAAATGGCAGCTGCTGAAGGTTGGGATTTCTGCCTCCTCTGTCATACAGACACCTGCATTCCTATTCCTCAGGCCTCCAGCCATGGCTCAACACTTGCATTAAGGAATTTGATAGGTAAACACATAGTAAAGCTGTCAGAACATACGCTAATTTATTCTTTATTGCAAGCAGTTAAAGAGCCATACTGTGGGCCAGCAGCTGTATGGTGACTCTTTTAAGCGGTCCCTGAATCAGCTGAGCATCCCCAGGATGTACTGCCAGCACATGGTTGCTTTTCTGTGCCAAATTAGGAGGAATTCCAGCCTGTGCTCAGCAGAGCAACTCTTGATCCATCACAGCTCACTTGGGGACCCAAAGGGATTGGTGTTTGGTGCCCTGTTCCAGAATGCTGCTGCACTGGCAAAATGGGTGCTGGTACCCTGATGCCTCTTACAACAGCACGTGCACACCAGGCTTCATGACATGCTGGCATTGTGCCCTGTGAGTGTTTGCTGGCTCACAGTTGAGAATTACCCTCCTGTTCTTTCCGTGTCCTCACTGATGTAATTCCCTGCTGGAATTACATGGCACTCAGCTATTTGCATGTAAGGCTGttacagctgctggctgctcagcTGGGGTCAGAGGGGAAGATGTGATTTGCTGGGGCTTTCCACCCTCCCTCTCCCCCAAAATAATCTCCTGTGGGGGAAATCTTATCTACACGATGGTAGACATGGCATTTCATTTAAGCATACATGCATGTAAGGCATGGAAGTAGAGGAGAGGGGTGTATGCAGGTACACAAAAATCAGTGTGTTGTCTGCTGGACGGGGTAATGTCCCCTTGTGTCACTTCCACTGCACAGTGAGAGGGGCAAGATTGACTGTTAAAACAACCAGAGATGGGACCATATGAACTTTGGTTGAGAGGTAGTTTTAAATGCTTATATTTGGATAATAATTACCCTTGAAGAGATTTTTCAGGCTGTCTTACAGCTGTGATGAGGATTAGAATGCTGCTAATTTGCACCAGGCTTTCAGCGTACTCCCCAGGGCACCActgcctgctctgagctgtgcgTGCTTAATATCTGTCTTTGCATAAGTTCACTCTGTTGCCCCCTCTATAAAGTAAACATGACACTTGCTGAACCCAATGAGTGAGAAAAGGTAACAGCCAGAGGTGATGGTGTTGCTGTGGAATGTAGTACTGGGTTA
This sequence is a window from Excalfactoria chinensis isolate bCotChi1 chromosome 16, bCotChi1.hap2, whole genome shotgun sequence. Protein-coding genes within it:
- the LRRC75B gene encoding leucine-rich repeat-containing protein 75B, producing the protein MGSRLSRQSSLEEESSGAEEPSGRADFHLSSLLLHPQKLPGVLRKASPAPYVRRVGWLREIQATIREHKREHAVHILRLLRKDLGLEGTFLNEVLYKNATFLNLVDPISHDLLMSLARDLQCPKKEYDPWKSSDRICRQLIYHLTPHSKWHRHGMPRRKSQVCLKNSLQKKVSQGSMDLSGIPLTMRDVHRMAYYLQNNGDHLTSVDLSFTELNDDMVRLLLPFLWALPKLTHLSLNGNRLTRATMKELTDTMKDMNKFPCLAWVDLGNNVDVSSMPQPLLVGLRKRLSQQTTLPTIYEALDCDPEIPSGQEGGRPEDKEAGSTPRHAVPQQGCER